The Desulfonatronum thiosulfatophilum genome has a window encoding:
- a CDS encoding type II toxin-antitoxin system PemK/MazF family toxin yields the protein MIQTLRGEIWLVDLNPTNGHEQSGQRPGLVISDDIFNTGPAELVVILPLTSKNKKIPLHEKIIPPEGGLKEVSYVKCEDIRSVSKQRLLAKIGRVSNLSMNAVETKIKILLRFL from the coding sequence ATGATTCAAACACTACGCGGCGAAATCTGGCTGGTGGACCTGAACCCCACGAATGGGCACGAACAGTCTGGTCAACGACCGGGCTTGGTCATTTCTGATGACATTTTCAATACAGGTCCGGCTGAGCTGGTGGTTATTCTGCCCCTGACAAGCAAGAACAAAAAAATCCCACTTCATGAAAAGATTATACCTCCCGAAGGGGGCCTTAAAGAGGTTAGTTACGTCAAGTGCGAGGATATAAGGTCGGTCTCGAAACAGCGGTTATTGGCCAAAATCGGGAGGGTAAGCAACCTGTCCATGAACGCAGTGGAA
- the hcp gene encoding hydroxylamine reductase — MFCYQCEQTAKGEGCAKIGVCGKQPDVSALQDLLVYALQGLGLVAHEGRKVGVKSAAADAFACEALFSTLTNVDFDPERFKPLIEQAVAFREELRDKVIAAGGKTEFDAPEAAFEPAPSLDGMVRQGEEHGLQNDKESDPDKKSLKHTLLFGLKGIAAYADHARILGQTDDSVYAFIHEALAALTRTDLELQDWLGLALRCGEVNLKTMENLDAANTGAYGDPTPTSVPLGAKKGKAILVSGHDLKDLEDLLKQTEGKGINIYTHGEMLPAHGYPKLKAYPHFYGHYGTAWQNQHKEFAAFPGPILMTTNCIQRPQESYKANIFTTGLVGFPGVEHVKNGEFGLVVAKALEMPGFTQDVSGKSVMTGFARNAVLSVADKVIDLVKTKKIRHFFLVAGCDGAKPGRNYYTEFVEKVPSDCVVLTLACGKFRFFDKDLGTIEGLPRLLDMGQCNDAYSAIQVAVALSKAFGVSVNELPLSLVLSWYEQKAVAILLTLLHLGIQDIRLGPSLPAFTSPNVLKVLVDTFNIKPITTPDEDLKAILG; from the coding sequence ATGTTTTGTTACCAGTGCGAGCAGACGGCCAAGGGCGAAGGGTGTGCGAAGATCGGCGTGTGCGGAAAGCAGCCGGACGTGTCAGCGCTGCAGGATCTGCTGGTTTATGCGCTGCAAGGATTGGGGCTGGTGGCGCACGAGGGCCGCAAAGTCGGGGTGAAAAGCGCCGCGGCGGATGCCTTTGCCTGTGAGGCCCTGTTTTCCACCTTGACCAACGTGGATTTTGATCCGGAACGGTTCAAGCCGTTGATCGAGCAGGCCGTGGCTTTTCGCGAGGAACTGCGAGACAAGGTCATTGCTGCCGGCGGAAAAACGGAATTTGATGCGCCGGAAGCGGCCTTCGAGCCTGCTCCTTCCCTGGACGGCATGGTTCGGCAGGGCGAAGAGCACGGACTGCAGAACGACAAGGAAAGCGACCCGGACAAGAAATCCTTGAAGCATACGCTCCTGTTCGGTCTGAAGGGCATTGCCGCCTATGCCGATCATGCCCGGATTCTGGGACAGACCGATGACAGCGTTTATGCCTTCATTCATGAAGCCTTGGCCGCTTTGACACGGACTGATCTTGAACTCCAGGACTGGCTGGGCCTGGCGCTGCGTTGCGGCGAAGTCAATCTGAAGACCATGGAAAACCTGGATGCGGCCAATACCGGGGCCTACGGCGACCCCACGCCCACGTCCGTTCCTCTGGGCGCGAAAAAGGGCAAGGCCATCCTGGTTTCCGGCCATGACCTGAAGGACTTGGAGGACCTGCTCAAGCAGACCGAAGGCAAGGGGATCAACATCTACACCCACGGCGAAATGCTTCCGGCCCATGGATATCCCAAGCTGAAAGCCTACCCGCATTTCTATGGTCACTACGGCACGGCATGGCAGAACCAGCATAAGGAATTCGCCGCGTTCCCCGGTCCGATCCTGATGACCACCAATTGCATCCAGCGGCCCCAGGAGAGTTACAAGGCCAATATTTTCACCACTGGGCTGGTCGGGTTTCCCGGCGTGGAACACGTCAAGAACGGTGAGTTCGGTTTGGTGGTGGCCAAGGCCCTGGAGATGCCGGGCTTCACCCAGGACGTGTCCGGCAAGTCGGTGATGACCGGCTTTGCGCGCAATGCGGTGCTGTCCGTCGCGGACAAGGTCATCGACCTGGTCAAGACCAAGAAGATTCGCCACTTTTTCCTGGTGGCCGGCTGCGATGGAGCCAAGCCGGGCCGCAACTACTACACCGAGTTCGTGGAAAAGGTGCCTTCCGATTGCGTGGTGCTGACCCTGGCCTGCGGCAAGTTCCGCTTTTTCGACAAGGATCTCGGCACCATCGAGGGGCTGCCCCGGCTTCTGGACATGGGCCAATGCAACGACGCCTACTCGGCCATCCAGGTAGCCGTTGCCCTGTCCAAGGCCTTCGGCGTCAGCGTGAACGAACTGCCCCTGTCTCTGGTGCTGTCCTGGTACGAGCAGAAGGCTGTAGCCATCCTGCTGACTTTGCTGCATTTGGGCATCCAGGACATCCGCCTCGGACCCTCACTGCCCGCCTTCACTTCGCCCAACGTGCTCAAGGTGCTGGTGGACACATTCAACATCAAGCCCATCACCACTCCGGATGAGGATCTGAAGGCAATTCTTGGGTAA
- a CDS encoding hybrid sensor histidine kinase/response regulator — MKIKKRVLIVEDDALLAMGVEDMVTRFGYHALSPVATGAEAVATAQAMRPDLVLMDINLADQMTGINAAERIQTFADIPIIYLSGHSGDPMLEQAKLTRPYGYLVKPVTEVELKACLEMALYRHSMDKKLHQSEERYRSIVENINDALIIHDFENKILDTNENACLMLGYGRKELVGSNLELFLRPDNVSHYHEQMAALRDSSGIVFETECAHRDGTVLALEVSAKIVSDELGGFVQCFGRDISERRKHQEEIKQKNRELQEIIAAKDKFFSIISHDLKSPLSGFMILTRMLSEEFSTLPLKDLREMARQLAHSTENIVSLLENLLEWSLHQQGVMAYEPVSLPLTDLVQRNIDLFQTLARDKKITLASNVPTRLKIQADKLMLDTIIRNLLSNAIKFSMSGGKGNISAVCKNGQVTLAVQDNGMGICSEAVKELFVMNQKSSRLGTDGELGTGLGLLLCKEFAQQHGGKIWVESALGIGSTFFVSLPVDPCPVAE; from the coding sequence ATGAAGATTAAAAAACGGGTACTCATTGTGGAGGATGACGCCTTACTGGCCATGGGAGTGGAGGACATGGTCACCAGATTCGGATACCACGCCCTGTCGCCAGTGGCTACGGGAGCAGAGGCCGTCGCCACGGCCCAAGCGATGCGTCCCGATCTTGTGCTCATGGACATCAATCTGGCGGATCAGATGACCGGGATCAATGCGGCCGAACGTATCCAGACTTTTGCCGATATTCCCATTATCTATCTTTCCGGCCATTCCGGTGATCCGATGCTTGAGCAGGCCAAACTGACCAGGCCGTATGGGTACCTGGTCAAGCCGGTTACGGAAGTGGAATTGAAGGCATGTTTGGAAATGGCTCTATATCGCCATTCCATGGACAAGAAGCTTCATCAGAGCGAAGAACGTTACAGAAGCATTGTCGAAAACATCAATGATGCACTGATCATTCATGATTTTGAAAACAAAATTCTCGACACCAACGAGAATGCCTGCCTGATGCTTGGATACGGCCGGAAGGAACTGGTAGGTTCCAATCTGGAATTGTTTCTTCGGCCGGATAACGTTTCGCATTACCATGAGCAGATGGCCGCGCTCCGAGATAGTTCCGGTATTGTATTCGAAACGGAGTGCGCGCACAGGGACGGCACGGTGTTGGCCCTTGAGGTCAGCGCAAAAATCGTATCCGACGAATTAGGAGGTTTTGTTCAGTGCTTCGGCAGGGATATCAGCGAGCGCAGGAAACATCAGGAGGAAATCAAACAAAAGAATCGAGAACTGCAGGAAATCATCGCTGCGAAAGACAAGTTTTTCTCCATCATTTCCCATGACCTGAAGAGTCCCTTGTCCGGGTTCATGATTCTGACCAGGATGTTGTCCGAGGAGTTTTCCACTCTGCCCTTGAAAGATCTCCGGGAGATGGCCCGGCAATTGGCGCATTCAACGGAAAATATTGTCAGCTTGCTGGAGAATTTGTTGGAATGGTCGCTGCACCAGCAGGGGGTCATGGCCTATGAGCCCGTCTCCTTGCCTTTGACCGATCTTGTCCAGCGGAACATTGATCTGTTTCAGACTCTTGCCAGGGATAAAAAAATAACCTTGGCAAGCAATGTGCCTACAAGGCTGAAGATCCAAGCGGATAAACTCATGCTCGACACCATAATCCGGAATCTGCTTTCCAACGCCATCAAGTTCAGCATGAGCGGCGGGAAGGGTAATATTTCCGCTGTTTGTAAAAACGGCCAAGTTACCTTGGCCGTGCAGGACAACGGAATGGGCATTTGCTCCGAGGCGGTGAAGGAATTGTTCGTGATGAATCAGAAATCATCCAGGCTGGGCACCGACGGAGAACTCGGTACCGGTCTGGGGCTATTGCTGTGCAAGGAATTCGCTCAACAACATGGAGGTAAAATCTGGGTTGAAAGCGCCCTTGGAATCGGAAGTACCTTTTTTGTCTCGCTGCCCGTTGATCCTTGCCCAGTTGCGGAGTAG
- the phoU gene encoding phosphate signaling complex protein PhoU — protein sequence MSHLAKELDRLNMKVMQMVVQTEQAVSKTVTAFSRMDADLAQEVVDNDKKINELEVQVYEMCMRLLALEQPVARDLRLILGCMRMSVDLERIGDEAANIADAIIFLSLNPPLDVYDKILLMGQKSYDMLQESIIAFSSSDMDKAVTVCRMDFEVDELNSAVIKDTIQYMTRDSRDVQSIECGLQSINIARRLERVADMATNIAETTMFIVKGKTLKDSCQFDQTV from the coding sequence ATGTCCCATTTGGCGAAAGAGTTGGACAGGTTGAACATGAAGGTCATGCAGATGGTGGTCCAGACGGAACAGGCAGTGAGCAAGACAGTCACGGCCTTTTCCAGGATGGACGCGGATCTGGCCCAGGAAGTGGTGGACAACGACAAGAAGATCAACGAGCTCGAAGTTCAGGTCTACGAAATGTGCATGCGTTTGCTGGCCCTGGAACAGCCCGTGGCCAGGGATCTGAGGCTTATTCTCGGATGCATGCGCATGAGCGTGGATCTGGAGCGGATTGGCGATGAGGCGGCCAATATCGCGGATGCGATAATATTTCTAAGCCTCAACCCGCCACTGGACGTCTACGATAAGATCCTGCTCATGGGCCAAAAAAGCTATGACATGCTCCAGGAGTCGATCATTGCCTTTTCCTCGTCCGACATGGACAAGGCTGTGACGGTCTGCCGCATGGACTTCGAAGTGGATGAACTGAATTCCGCCGTGATCAAGGACACGATTCAGTATATGACCAGGGACAGCCGGGACGTTCAGTCTATTGAATGCGGTCTGCAAAGCATCAACATCGCCAGACGACTGGAAAGGGTCGCGGACATGGCCACCAATATCGCTGAAACAACCATGTTCATCGTCAAGGGGAAGACTTTGAAGGATTCGTGTCAGTTCGATCAGACCGTATAA
- a CDS encoding sensor histidine kinase produces MKKNRLSLKIKLIFSFWAALIIALAIPSYYFLETVEEEMKKEMVQSVGERMSILAWALARNDFQHLEELDAVIREIARTSVDRITVIDSGGRVLVDSMVPLDEIRLVENHGFRPEFLQAVQDGHGYSIRHSRTVDRHLIYYARKTDLTQFGAVVLRMATPYATMESFFMRVSTVLWQMMLLSLILAGLLVFLLVRRLTLKLQPMISLAQAIGGGNYATRITVSPGKEFDPLVVAINDMAQNIESNIDLVSAQKTELRTILDGIKDDLVALDNNGRIMSFNRAFVAHFNHHENFLGKRPLEVFLNNELQECCDEVIASDSVRNKSLEIKFREKDYAVNIVSPEDRKRIGAILVFHDITHIRRLESIRKDFVANASHELRTPLTSIKGYTETLLENRELLEKRGAEFLEIITRNTNNMIRLLDDILQLSKIESEPEKIVLGNVALQPVIENSWRNCGHYADHKHIRFSMELHPDCAHVIGEAEALRQVLQNLFENSIKYVPVHGEIKVICRKEDDRVLVGVQDNGPGIPREEQQRVFERFYRVKKFKNKVKGTGLGLAICKNIIRNLGGEIWVQSPVPGADSGSIFWFSLRKSL; encoded by the coding sequence GTGAAGAAAAACAGATTATCCCTCAAGATCAAGCTGATATTTTCCTTCTGGGCTGCCTTGATCATCGCCTTGGCCATTCCCTCCTATTATTTTCTGGAAACCGTGGAAGAGGAAATGAAGAAGGAGATGGTCCAGAGCGTCGGCGAACGGATGTCCATCCTGGCATGGGCCCTGGCCAGGAATGATTTCCAGCACCTGGAGGAACTGGATGCGGTGATACGGGAAATCGCCCGAACAAGCGTCGACAGGATCACCGTGATTGATTCCGGCGGCCGGGTTCTGGTGGATTCGATGGTTCCTCTCGATGAGATCCGGCTGGTTGAGAATCATGGTTTCAGGCCGGAGTTCCTGCAGGCCGTGCAGGACGGCCATGGTTACAGCATCCGCCACAGCCGGACAGTGGACCGCCATTTAATCTACTATGCCAGAAAAACCGACCTGACGCAGTTCGGAGCCGTGGTTCTCAGAATGGCCACCCCCTATGCCACCATGGAATCTTTTTTCATGAGGGTCAGCACTGTATTGTGGCAGATGATGCTGCTTTCACTGATCCTGGCGGGTCTGTTGGTGTTTTTGCTGGTTCGACGACTGACCTTGAAGCTGCAGCCCATGATCAGCCTAGCGCAGGCCATTGGGGGAGGAAATTATGCGACAAGGATAACTGTCTCCCCGGGCAAGGAATTCGACCCCTTGGTGGTCGCCATCAACGATATGGCCCAGAACATTGAAAGCAACATAGATCTGGTTTCCGCGCAAAAGACGGAACTGCGCACCATCCTGGACGGCATCAAGGACGACCTGGTGGCGCTGGACAACAATGGACGGATCATGAGCTTCAACAGAGCCTTTGTCGCCCACTTCAACCATCATGAAAATTTTCTGGGAAAGCGCCCGCTGGAGGTGTTTTTAAACAACGAGCTACAGGAGTGCTGCGACGAGGTTATCGCCAGCGACTCGGTACGCAACAAGAGCCTGGAGATAAAGTTCAGGGAGAAAGACTATGCCGTGAACATCGTCTCGCCCGAAGATCGCAAAAGAATCGGAGCGATACTGGTATTTCACGACATAACCCACATTCGGCGACTGGAAAGCATCCGCAAGGATTTCGTGGCCAACGCATCCCATGAGTTGCGGACTCCCTTGACGTCCATCAAGGGGTACACCGAAACATTGCTGGAAAACAGAGAGCTTCTGGAGAAGCGAGGAGCCGAGTTCCTGGAAATCATTACCAGGAACACCAATAACATGATCCGGCTGCTGGATGATATTTTGCAGCTTTCAAAAATCGAATCCGAACCAGAGAAAATAGTACTCGGGAACGTGGCCCTGCAGCCTGTCATTGAGAATTCCTGGAGAAACTGCGGCCATTATGCGGACCACAAGCATATCCGTTTTTCCATGGAGCTGCATCCGGACTGCGCCCACGTGATCGGCGAAGCGGAAGCTTTGCGCCAGGTATTGCAGAATCTGTTCGAGAACAGCATCAAGTATGTGCCCGTGCACGGCGAAATAAAGGTTATCTGCCGCAAGGAAGACGACCGGGTGCTGGTCGGAGTGCAGGATAACGGCCCCGGGATTCCCCGTGAGGAGCAGCAACGGGTCTTTGAACGGTTCTACCGGGTCAAGAAATTCAAGAACAAGGTCAAAGGGACGGGATTGGGACTGGCCATCTGCAAAAACATCATTCGCAACCTTGGGGGGGAAATCTGGGTCCAGAGTCCCGTACCTGGCGCCGACAGCGGAAGCATTTTCTGGTTTTCTTTACGCAAATCCTTGTAA
- a CDS encoding response regulator transcription factor translates to MLTNKVLVIEDEEDIQNLLLLNLESSGYKVFVTDNGFDGLKVAREELPEVILLDLMLPHMDGLEMCRRLKSDPKLKQIKVLMLTAKGEEVDRIVGFELGADDYVVKPFSIRELLLRIKALIRRDKPVENGEGKIWKHEGMEFDFAAMQFRLDGKNMNLTATELKLLAEFIQNQGKVLSRESLLNNVWGYKFEGYNRTVDTHIRRLRIKLGRYAHLIHTSRGLGYTFELQD, encoded by the coding sequence ATGCTCACAAACAAGGTGCTGGTCATCGAAGACGAAGAAGACATCCAGAATCTTTTGCTGCTCAATCTTGAGTCCTCCGGATATAAGGTATTTGTGACGGACAATGGTTTTGACGGGCTGAAGGTTGCCAGGGAGGAGCTTCCCGAGGTGATCCTTCTTGATCTGATGCTGCCGCACATGGACGGCCTGGAAATGTGCCGCAGGCTCAAGAGCGACCCGAAGCTCAAGCAGATCAAGGTCCTCATGCTCACGGCCAAGGGCGAGGAAGTGGACCGCATTGTCGGCTTCGAACTCGGAGCGGACGACTATGTGGTCAAACCCTTTAGCATTCGGGAACTGCTGTTGCGGATCAAGGCCCTCATTCGGCGGGACAAACCGGTGGAGAACGGGGAAGGAAAGATCTGGAAGCATGAGGGGATGGAGTTCGATTTCGCCGCCATGCAGTTCAGACTGGACGGAAAGAACATGAACCTCACGGCCACTGAGTTGAAGCTGCTGGCTGAGTTCATCCAGAACCAGGGCAAGGTCCTTTCCAGGGAAAGTCTCTTGAACAACGTTTGGGGCTACAAGTTTGAAGGGTACAACAGGACCGTGGACACGCATATTCGCAGGCTCAGGATCAAGCTCGGCCGGTATGCCCATCTCATTCATACGTCCAGGGGATTGGGCTATACCTTCGAGTTGCAGGACTGA
- a CDS encoding PstS family phosphate ABC transporter substrate-binding protein, with protein sequence MRKYLAIFALLGMLSASNVSAQTGVDPALPEYTPVSGISGNLSSMGSDTLNNLMTLWAEAFQGYYPNVNIQIQGAGSSTAPPALIEATANFGPMSREMRATEIEQFEQRFGYQPVKVTTAVDTIAVYLNKDNPLDCLSIPEIDAIFSATRRCGHGEDITRWGQVGLTGAWANRDFTIYSRNAVSGTYGFFKDVALCGGDYKPTINEQPGSASVVQGVTESINGIGYSGIGYITSGVKAASINMGGTCYEPNAENAASGNYPLARGLFLYVNKNPTEPLAPVEREFLRLVLSKQGQEVVVRDGYIPLPETIAAQVRAQIGL encoded by the coding sequence ATGCGCAAGTATCTGGCAATTTTTGCACTATTAGGCATGCTCTCCGCGAGCAACGTTTCCGCTCAGACCGGAGTTGATCCGGCTCTTCCGGAGTACACGCCCGTCAGCGGCATTTCCGGCAACCTGTCCAGCATGGGCTCGGACACTCTGAACAATCTGATGACCCTCTGGGCTGAAGCGTTCCAGGGATACTACCCCAACGTGAACATCCAGATCCAGGGCGCCGGGTCGTCCACCGCCCCACCGGCCTTGATCGAAGCCACGGCCAATTTCGGCCCCATGAGCCGGGAAATGCGGGCCACGGAAATCGAGCAGTTCGAACAACGCTTCGGGTATCAGCCCGTCAAGGTGACCACGGCCGTGGACACCATCGCCGTGTACCTGAACAAGGACAACCCCTTGGACTGCCTGTCCATCCCCGAGATTGACGCCATATTCTCCGCCACCCGTCGTTGCGGTCATGGCGAAGACATCACCCGCTGGGGGCAGGTCGGCCTGACCGGAGCCTGGGCCAACCGCGACTTCACCATATACAGTCGTAACGCCGTGTCCGGCACGTATGGCTTCTTCAAAGACGTGGCCTTGTGCGGCGGCGACTACAAGCCGACCATCAACGAGCAGCCCGGCTCCGCTTCCGTGGTTCAGGGCGTGACAGAATCCATCAACGGTATCGGCTACTCAGGCATCGGCTACATCACCTCCGGCGTGAAGGCCGCGTCCATCAACATGGGCGGAACTTGCTACGAACCCAATGCGGAAAACGCTGCCTCCGGCAATTATCCGCTGGCTCGCGGTTTGTTTTTGTATGTGAACAAGAATCCCACTGAGCCGTTGGCCCCGGTTGAGCGTGAATTCCTGCGCCTGGTGCTCTCCAAGCAGGGCCAGGAAGTGGTTGTTCGCGACGGGTACATCCCGCTGCCCGAGACCATTGCTGCTCAGGTCCGTGCCCAAATCGGACTGTAA
- a CDS encoding ABC transporter permease subunit: MKNGSSSSPESTHTLDKLFGAMPDAAARASLRKFRATKDVSAKYFISASGMGVVFALALIFIFLFIELVPIFAPAKIEKNTAYIVPGGPEERTLLLDMDRYQEVGVRYRGNGEVLFFELATGMPMEKVFLPVPEGVEIRSFGKGEPRSNLVVFGLSDGTAILVRHEFELDWTGNVRTIVPTLTFPFGRDPVPVDPMNRPLRHIAVQRAAAGTAVATVTDDDRVLLVQLATRTSFLTGETVVTTTEHDLGPAPGEVVDVLISSNMINLFLADANGKLHYYDLRQPSQAGPAHSLEVVPDASVSITAVDFLLGTVSLVVGRSDGSISQYFLVRDHKNRYFITHVRDFESHSAPITILATEYTRKGFAAADSAGVVGLHYPTSERTLLLKPITDSPVHVLAFSPTNSALLALDDTQTVHLLDVDNPHPEYSFSALWQKVWYEGRAAPDYVWQSSSASDEFESKFSQMPLTLGTLKASFYAMLIAMPLSVLGAIYAAYFMSPKLRSIVKPSIEVMEALPTVILGFLAGLWLAPFVESNLPAVFSIVVFMPLMMLLAAFLWSSLPHRIRLLVPDGWEAAMLVPIILVFGWVCVTLSPHIEIWFFDGSARQWLTDVGITYDQRNALVVGLAMGFAVIPTIFSIAEDAIFNVPKHLTQGSLALGATPWQTVTRVVLLTASPGIFSAIMIGFGRAVGETMIVLMATGNSPVMNFNIFEGMRTLSANIAVELPETAVGSTHYRILFLAALVLFVLTFIVNTVAEIVRQRLRKKYSSL; encoded by the coding sequence ATGAAAAACGGTTCATCATCTTCTCCGGAATCGACGCATACCCTGGACAAATTGTTCGGGGCCATGCCCGACGCCGCGGCCCGCGCCTCACTGCGCAAATTCCGCGCGACCAAGGACGTTTCCGCCAAATATTTTATCAGTGCCAGTGGGATGGGCGTTGTTTTCGCCCTGGCCCTGATCTTCATTTTCTTGTTCATCGAACTGGTCCCTATTTTCGCTCCGGCCAAGATCGAGAAGAATACCGCGTATATCGTCCCCGGGGGGCCGGAGGAGCGCACGTTGTTGCTGGATATGGATCGGTACCAGGAGGTCGGTGTCCGGTATCGAGGCAACGGCGAGGTGCTATTTTTCGAACTGGCCACCGGCATGCCCATGGAGAAGGTCTTTCTTCCGGTGCCGGAAGGCGTGGAGATCCGCTCCTTCGGCAAAGGAGAACCACGTTCCAATCTCGTGGTTTTTGGGCTTTCGGACGGCACGGCCATCCTGGTCCGCCATGAGTTCGAGCTGGACTGGACCGGCAATGTCCGGACCATTGTACCTACATTGACTTTTCCCTTTGGCCGCGATCCCGTCCCGGTTGATCCCATGAATCGTCCACTGCGGCACATAGCCGTGCAGCGGGCTGCCGCCGGGACGGCCGTGGCAACGGTGACGGATGACGACCGGGTGCTCCTGGTTCAGCTCGCCACCCGGACGTCCTTCCTGACCGGAGAGACCGTGGTCACCACCACCGAGCACGATCTCGGACCGGCGCCGGGCGAGGTTGTGGACGTGCTGATCTCCTCGAACATGATCAATTTGTTTCTGGCCGATGCGAACGGCAAGCTGCATTATTACGATCTGCGTCAACCGTCTCAGGCTGGACCGGCACACAGTCTGGAGGTGGTTCCGGACGCATCCGTGTCCATCACCGCCGTGGATTTTCTATTGGGTACGGTTTCTCTCGTTGTCGGCAGGTCCGACGGTTCGATAAGTCAATATTTTTTGGTTCGTGATCATAAAAACCGTTATTTTATCACGCATGTCCGGGATTTCGAGAGCCATTCGGCCCCGATCACAATTCTGGCAACGGAATACACCCGCAAAGGATTCGCCGCCGCCGACTCCGCCGGCGTGGTGGGGCTGCACTACCCCACATCCGAGCGAACCCTGCTCTTGAAGCCGATCACGGATTCTCCGGTTCATGTCCTGGCCTTCTCTCCAACCAACTCGGCCCTGCTGGCTCTTGACGATACGCAAACCGTGCACCTTCTTGATGTGGACAACCCGCACCCAGAGTACTCTTTCAGTGCCTTGTGGCAAAAAGTCTGGTACGAAGGCAGGGCCGCACCGGACTATGTCTGGCAGTCCTCTTCGGCCTCGGACGAGTTTGAGTCCAAGTTCAGCCAGATGCCCCTGACCCTGGGCACGCTCAAGGCCTCATTCTACGCCATGCTCATCGCCATGCCCCTGTCCGTGCTCGGGGCGATCTACGCGGCCTATTTCATGAGCCCCAAGCTGCGGTCCATCGTCAAGCCGTCCATCGAGGTCATGGAGGCCCTGCCCACCGTCATTCTCGGTTTTCTGGCCGGGTTGTGGCTGGCGCCGTTCGTGGAAAGCAACCTGCCCGCCGTCTTTTCCATTGTGGTATTCATGCCCCTGATGATGCTTCTGGCAGCCTTTCTCTGGAGCAGCTTGCCCCATCGCATCCGCCTGCTGGTTCCGGACGGCTGGGAAGCGGCCATGCTTGTACCCATCATTCTGGTTTTCGGGTGGGTCTGTGTCACGCTCAGCCCGCATATTGAAATCTGGTTCTTCGACGGCAGTGCCAGACAATGGCTGACGGACGTGGGCATCACCTACGACCAGCGCAACGCCTTGGTGGTTGGGCTGGCCATGGGCTTCGCGGTCATTCCGACCATTTTCTCCATCGCCGAGGACGCCATCTTCAATGTGCCCAAGCACCTGACTCAGGGCTCCCTGGCCTTGGGCGCAACACCCTGGCAGACCGTGACCCGGGTTGTCCTGCTCACCGCCAGTCCAGGGATTTTTTCGGCGATCATGATCGGCTTCGGTCGGGCCGTGGGCGAAACCATGATCGTACTCATGGCCACGGGAAACAGCCCGGTCATGAACTTCAACATCTTCGAGGGCATGCGCACCCTGTCCGCGAACATCGCCGTGGAACTGCCGGAAACCGCCGTGGGCAGTACGCATTATCGGATTCTGTTCCTGGCGGCCCTGGTGCTTTTCGTGCTCACGTTCATTGTGAACACGGTCGCGGAAATTGTCCGGCAACGGCTGCGCAAGAAGTATAGTTCGTTGTAG